The proteins below are encoded in one region of Leptotrichia sp. oral taxon 218:
- a CDS encoding L-threonylcarbamoyladenylate synthase: MEESKKNKKNIIQENIIQVIKNGGVVVFPTDTVYGIGALPQKEPVEKIYKIKKRDFSKKIIALISDKKILKDLVQESCENMSKINKILEKYWPGELTVIFRANKNFTHKFDAQMETIGIRIPKNKLALELIEKAGGILLTTSANISGKSAVSQISDLDLEIQKKSDAVVFDKKNENLTGKPSTIIKYEDGKLTLLRQGNILFKEIEKNFDC; encoded by the coding sequence ATGGAAGAAAGTAAAAAAAATAAAAAAAATATAATTCAAGAAAATATCATACAAGTTATAAAAAATGGAGGAGTTGTTGTATTTCCAACTGACACGGTCTATGGAATCGGAGCTCTTCCGCAAAAAGAGCCTGTTGAAAAAATTTATAAAATAAAAAAAAGAGATTTTAGTAAAAAAATAATTGCACTAATTAGTGATAAAAAAATATTAAAAGATTTGGTACAGGAGTCTTGTGAAAATATGTCAAAAATAAATAAAATATTGGAAAAATATTGGCCAGGAGAACTGACAGTTATTTTTCGTGCAAATAAAAATTTTACACATAAATTTGATGCACAAATGGAAACTATTGGTATAAGAATTCCTAAAAATAAACTGGCTTTGGAATTAATTGAAAAAGCTGGAGGAATTTTACTTACGACAAGTGCAAATATTTCTGGAAAAAGTGCTGTTTCTCAAATTTCGGATTTGGATTTGGAAATACAAAAAAAATCAGATGCGGTAGTTTTTGACAAAAAAAATGAAAATTTGACAGGAAAGCCATCAACAATTATAAAATATGAAGATGGGAAATTGACTTTGCTTAGGCAAGGAAATATTTTATTTAAAGAAATAGAAAAAAATTTTGATTGTTAA
- a CDS encoding viral A-type inclusion protein, whose amino-acid sequence MAKVMNPNSVSNMDLINQKAQFKMQQLVQKIGKGKRRVTVTFSKMSRGYVSKMIEEMKKAMAQYEKQLPNLFSFFNYLEKEVKITKENKKEKTKDVKFSYEEIDFFKLQLNETIKGIDTQVATLKWYNLIKKGLFKTLKKQTETVLEEVKNGKAVKKK is encoded by the coding sequence ATGGCAAAAGTGATGAATCCTAATTCTGTGAGCAACATGGATTTGATTAATCAAAAAGCACAATTTAAAATGCAGCAATTAGTTCAAAAAATTGGAAAAGGAAAAAGAAGAGTGACTGTAACTTTTTCGAAAATGTCGAGAGGTTATGTTTCAAAAATGATTGAAGAAATGAAAAAGGCGATGGCACAATATGAAAAACAATTACCAAATCTTTTTAGTTTTTTTAATTATTTGGAAAAAGAAGTGAAAATTACAAAAGAAAATAAAAAAGAAAAGACAAAAGATGTAAAATTTTCTTACGAAGAAATAGACTTTTTTAAGTTGCAGCTAAATGAAACAATAAAAGGAATTGATACACAAGTTGCAACATTAAAATGGTACAATTTGATAAAAAAAGGGTTATTTAAGACGCTGAAAAAACAGACAGAAACTGTTTTGGAAGAAGTTAAAAACGGAAAAGCAGTTAAGAAGAAATAA
- a CDS encoding GspE/PulE family protein, which produces MENKNNIISKSVISYVNEILKIGIFENASDIHIKYDNVEGMEIKYRKDGYLRESSNLYKNISKNLLEKNIVEIISRIKILSQMNVAEKRKPQDGSFSISLRDKRYDIRAAYMPTFYGESVVLRILENYLENVKLETLGFFPESIKLLKKILKRKHGLVLVSGPTGSGKSTTLQSMINKINDGKRKIITVEDPVEIKINGIVQVQINNEIGVTFAEVLKATLRNDPDVIVISEIRDEVTAEIAVRAALTGHLVISTIHTNDAVSTIVRLVDMGIPKYLILDSLIGVVGQRLVSKKCQKCSGTGCSDCNNGHSGRISINEVLLINDGVKDILKNNNLGIECKNKLKELNEKNNLNNFEKCFIDFYEDIKNKIEKNLILETDNVDIYF; this is translated from the coding sequence ATGGAAAATAAAAATAATATAATTTCAAAAAGTGTCATTTCTTATGTGAACGAAATTTTAAAGATTGGAATTTTTGAAAATGCAAGTGATATTCACATAAAATATGACAATGTTGAGGGAATGGAAATAAAATACCGAAAAGACGGATATCTCAGAGAAAGCTCAAATTTATACAAAAATATAAGCAAAAATTTATTGGAAAAAAATATTGTGGAAATAATTTCCAGAATAAAAATATTGTCACAGATGAATGTTGCAGAAAAAAGGAAGCCGCAGGATGGCAGTTTTTCAATTTCACTAAGAGACAAGAGATATGATATAAGAGCTGCATATATGCCAACTTTTTACGGTGAAAGTGTTGTTCTTAGAATTTTAGAAAATTATTTAGAAAATGTGAAATTGGAAACTTTGGGATTTTTTCCAGAAAGCATAAAACTTTTAAAAAAAATTTTGAAAAGAAAACATGGACTTGTTTTAGTGAGTGGTCCGACTGGTTCTGGAAAATCAACTACACTTCAATCAATGATAAATAAAATCAATGACGGAAAAAGAAAAATAATAACTGTGGAAGATCCTGTAGAAATTAAAATAAACGGAATAGTGCAAGTTCAGATAAACAATGAAATTGGAGTAACTTTTGCAGAAGTTTTAAAGGCAACTTTGAGAAATGATCCAGATGTCATAGTTATTTCAGAAATTCGAGATGAAGTGACGGCAGAAATTGCGGTAAGAGCTGCATTAACTGGACATTTAGTCATTTCTACAATTCATACAAATGATGCTGTTTCGACAATTGTAAGATTAGTGGATATGGGAATTCCCAAATATTTGATATTAGATTCTTTGATAGGTGTGGTTGGTCAAAGATTGGTGTCAAAAAAATGTCAAAAATGCAGTGGCACTGGATGTAGCGATTGTAACAATGGACATAGTGGAAGAATTTCAATAAATGAAGTGCTTTTGATAAATGATGGAGTAAAAGATATTTTGAAAAATAATAACTTAGGAATAGAATGTAAAAATAAGTTAAAAGAATTAAATGAAAAAAATAATTTAAATAATTTTGAAAAGTGTTTCATAGATTTTTATGAGGACATAAAAAATAAAATAGAAAAAAATTTGATTTTGGAAACAGATAATG